Sequence from the Paenibacillus riograndensis SBR5 genome:
CCGAGAACCTCAGCAGCTTTTGTAAAATGAAGATGCTCAAATACAGCCATGAAATACATTATATTTCGAGTATCCATGCATTTACCTTCTTATTAATAGTATTTTACTATCATAATAATATAATTTATTGTATTGATCAATGATCATGGAAAACCTATACTCATACTTACTTCAAGTAGATTAGGGGGAAGCGTAGCAATGAAGAAACTATTTAGTTTATTTGCTTTATGTATTGCAGCAATGAATTTACGACCCATGATTACATCAGTAGCCTCTTTGTTAGGTACGATTCAATCCCATCTTGGGATCAACGCTTTGACAGCAAGTCTTCTCACGACACTGCCTGTTTTATGCATGGGAATATTTTCTCCGGTCGCGACAGTTTTAAGCCATCGAATTGGACTAGAACGCACCATTTTTTTCTCGCTATTTCTCATTACTTTAGCTACTGTACTGCGGGGAAGCGATAGTTCTGTCATGCTGCTTCTAGTTACTGCTTTGGTAGGAGGGATCGGTATTAGCTTGGCCGGGCCTATGCTGTCCAGCTTTATCAAAAAGTATTTCCCGGAGAAACCTGACATCGTCAGCATCTACTCGATATCGATGACGATAGGAGCTGCACTGGCTTCAGGCTTCACGATTCCGGTATATACTCACAGCGAATATAACTTGCCAATAGCCTTGTCATGCTGGGCCATTCTAGGTTTTATCGCACTTTTGGCTTGGATTGCATTTGTTCGAAACAAGCATCATCAAACAAACGCAACCATACGTCAGAGACTCCCGATTGCTAATAAAAAAGCGATTCAGTTCACCATTTTTTTCGGTTTAATGGCCAGCATGTTTTACTCGATTACATCATGGATCTCGCCAATTGCCCTCAGTTTCGGATACAGCCGAGAAAGTTCGGCTATGTTTCTTACTATTTTTACCTTGATTCAGATTCCCATTGCATTTCTTGTTCCGGGTAGCGTTAAACGTTCCGGAAAACCAAAATTGTTGCTTGTTTTATGCAGCTTATCAGAGCTTATAGGTGTTGGCTTGTTGTTATTTCAGTTTCCCATGCTTCTAGCGGTACTTTTTTTAGGGATTGGTGCGGGTGGATTATTCCCTCTTGCGCTGATGCTCCCGATTAGCGAGACCAAGACAGCAGAGGAAGCAGGAACTTGGTCGGCAATGTCGCAAATGGGTGGTTATGTTATGGGTGCTTTCGGTCCGCTATTGATAGGCTGGATCTCTGATCAGAGCGGAAATTTCAATTCTTCCATTTTCGCTATGCTCATTATTATCATGGTGATGATCGGAGTGCAGGTGTCTATGACCATGGGCAAGAAAGATACTGAAGTACAGGAGCATCGCTGAAGTAATAATAATGCTACCATCATCGCTTTATTGTCATCTGGATTAAGCGATTCTCC
This genomic interval carries:
- a CDS encoding MFS transporter, encoding MKKLFSLFALCIAAMNLRPMITSVASLLGTIQSHLGINALTASLLTTLPVLCMGIFSPVATVLSHRIGLERTIFFSLFLITLATVLRGSDSSVMLLLVTALVGGIGISLAGPMLSSFIKKYFPEKPDIVSIYSISMTIGAALASGFTIPVYTHSEYNLPIALSCWAILGFIALLAWIAFVRNKHHQTNATIRQRLPIANKKAIQFTIFFGLMASMFYSITSWISPIALSFGYSRESSAMFLTIFTLIQIPIAFLVPGSVKRSGKPKLLLVLCSLSELIGVGLLLFQFPMLLAVLFLGIGAGGLFPLALMLPISETKTAEEAGTWSAMSQMGGYVMGAFGPLLIGWISDQSGNFNSSIFAMLIIIMVMIGVQVSMTMGKKDTEVQEHR